The following are encoded in a window of Trichormus variabilis 0441 genomic DNA:
- the recD2 gene encoding SF1B family DNA helicase RecD2 gives MSTLPTAQQTEAQPHYEIITGVVERLTFHSEESGYTVARLTRSRSTDLTTIVGSFANIQPGQTLQLTGFWKDHPQYGPQFNVTNYHETKPATLTGIEKYLGSGLIKGVGPVTARRIVAHFGLETLDIIENQIDRLIEVQGIAKKRIKLIKNAWETQKAIKEVMVFLQTHGVSTTYAVKIYKQYQDKAIATVTANPYQLATDIYGIGFLTADKIARNLGVPSSSEFRYSAGIIHALSEAAEDGHCYLPQPELIEKVIKLLTTDDHQPTNEAIADIIKDMSAKEELIREYVRDSYGEKLLLCYKPSFFHTEQNLAQLISRRLRQQVKQDIPRVRAWLERFMSSRKIQLSPQQQQAVEKAAYSPVMVLTGGPGVGKTFTTHTIVSLWKAMGKNIALAAPTGRAAQRLSEMTGLEAKTIHRLLEFDPKTMGFKRDNENPLPFSAIIADEASMLDLFLAHSLFKAVANGAQLLLVGDIDQLPSVGPGKVLADLITSLQVPVVKLTQVFRQAQQSAIVTAAHQINQGDYPKIEPISDNPQSDCLWHGGGHSPEHGVQAICELVGEFIPRLGFNPGTDVQVLSPMSRGLVGTRNLNAVLQQLINPPASGKVEISRGGMILREGDRVIQQMNDYDREVFNGDLGTILNIDTEEQEVTVEYGGRAVVYDYADLNEITLAFAISCHKSQGGEFPVVIFPLFMQHYVMLSRNLFYTGLTRARKLAIVVGSKKAITLAVRTTNDQQRYTRLWQRLLQPMAL, from the coding sequence ATGTCAACTCTACCAACAGCACAACAAACCGAAGCACAACCCCACTACGAAATCATCACCGGAGTAGTCGAGCGCCTAACGTTCCACTCAGAGGAATCCGGGTATACAGTCGCACGTCTAACCCGCTCCCGCAGTACCGACCTCACCACCATCGTCGGCAGCTTCGCTAACATCCAGCCTGGGCAAACGCTACAGCTAACAGGCTTCTGGAAAGACCATCCGCAGTACGGGCCACAATTCAATGTCACTAACTACCACGAAACCAAACCCGCTACCCTCACCGGAATCGAGAAATACCTGGGTAGCGGACTAATCAAAGGAGTCGGGCCGGTCACAGCAAGGCGCATTGTTGCACATTTCGGGTTAGAAACACTCGACATCATTGAGAACCAAATTGACCGCCTAATTGAAGTACAAGGTATCGCCAAGAAACGCATCAAGCTCATCAAGAACGCCTGGGAAACGCAAAAGGCAATCAAAGAGGTGATGGTGTTCTTGCAAACCCACGGCGTTTCTACAACATACGCCGTAAAAATATATAAACAATACCAAGATAAAGCGATCGCCACCGTCACTGCGAACCCGTACCAGCTTGCGACCGACATCTACGGTATTGGCTTCTTGACCGCCGACAAGATTGCGCGAAATCTTGGTGTACCCTCAAGCTCAGAATTTCGTTACAGCGCTGGCATTATCCACGCATTGAGTGAAGCAGCCGAAGATGGTCATTGTTATCTCCCCCAGCCGGAACTCATCGAGAAAGTTATCAAGCTACTAACAACCGATGACCATCAGCCAACAAATGAAGCGATCGCGGACATCATCAAAGATATGTCAGCCAAGGAAGAACTCATCCGGGAATATGTTAGAGACAGCTACGGAGAAAAGTTATTGCTGTGCTATAAGCCGAGCTTCTTCCACACCGAGCAGAATTTAGCACAGTTGATATCTCGACGGTTACGCCAACAAGTTAAACAAGATATTCCCCGCGTCCGTGCTTGGCTAGAGCGATTCATGTCCAGCCGCAAAATTCAGCTATCACCCCAACAGCAGCAAGCGGTAGAGAAGGCAGCTTACTCTCCGGTAATGGTTCTTACTGGTGGGCCAGGGGTGGGGAAAACCTTCACGACACACACCATAGTTTCATTGTGGAAAGCGATGGGAAAAAACATTGCCCTAGCTGCACCAACAGGAAGGGCCGCACAGCGATTATCCGAGATGACTGGGCTGGAAGCTAAGACCATTCACCGCTTGCTGGAATTTGACCCGAAAACAATGGGTTTCAAACGGGATAACGAAAATCCCCTGCCCTTCAGTGCCATTATTGCCGATGAGGCTTCGATGTTAGACCTATTTCTGGCACATTCGCTCTTTAAAGCGGTAGCTAATGGAGCGCAACTATTATTAGTGGGTGATATTGACCAATTACCATCAGTAGGCCCTGGTAAAGTGCTGGCAGACCTAATCACTTCACTACAAGTACCAGTGGTGAAGCTAACGCAAGTATTTCGCCAAGCCCAGCAAAGCGCAATTGTGACGGCAGCGCACCAAATCAACCAGGGGGATTACCCAAAGATTGAACCAATCAGCGATAATCCGCAGTCGGACTGCTTGTGGCATGGTGGTGGCCACAGCCCTGAACACGGAGTCCAAGCAATCTGTGAATTGGTAGGCGAGTTTATCCCACGGCTGGGTTTTAATCCAGGCACGGATGTACAGGTGTTGTCTCCAATGTCGCGGGGGTTAGTCGGGACTAGAAATTTGAATGCCGTTTTGCAGCAGCTGATCAATCCGCCTGCATCGGGGAAAGTCGAGATTAGCCGGGGTGGGATGATTCTGCGCGAGGGCGATCGCGTTATACAACAGATGAATGATTATGACCGCGAGGTCTTTAACGGGGATTTGGGGACTATTTTAAATATTGATACGGAGGAGCAAGAGGTTACGGTTGAGTATGGTGGTCGGGCTGTGGTGTATGATTATGCGGATCTCAATGAGATAACTTTGGCATTTGCGATTTCATGTCATAAAAGCCAGGGCGGAGAGTTTCCAGTTGTAATATTTCCACTTTTCATGCAACATTATGTCATGCTTTCGCGGAATTTGTTTTATACAGGTCTGACCAGGGCAAGGAAGTTAGCGATTGTGGTTGGTTCCAAGAAGGCGATCACCTTGGCAGTCAGAACTACGAATGATCAGCAGCGCTACACTCGGTTGTGGCAGAGGTTGTTGCAGCCGATGGCTTTGTAG
- a CDS encoding IS66-like element ISAva2 family transposase yields MNQNLPQDLDRESLSQLSKEELVDIIIEQSKVIRELQKIILELQQEIERLKVSRDLDSSNSSKPPSQDIHKKSEKEKVPHLEESNPPKKKPGGQPGHQGKTRKGFGRVDRYEILRPTDCIYCGQKAFAPLAVKVEKHAVAQLVECPIEIVEYQRHTCVCECCGNIQTAAWPQEIIPGQDLGTSLQAFLGWTNNYAHMPYEKQQEMLWELGEIEIGLGTLVATNERIQQAIEPSIHELSNWVKQTQPNIHVDETPWSVKGVKEWLWVVANSEFCLFTAADTRSRAELEAILGTEYTGVLSSDDFSVYNGYQAVAQQKCLAHLRRHFKKLIQLPGLHNKAIGETFVNLIDEAFRSYAQWFETLDSNSYNDWINQFKFKLQFSVDQWINLAGATAGNLLRSLRDKASQWWYFLDHPEVPPDNNLAERSLRLAVTKRKVSGGSRSMKRFQHTANLLTVVQTCRRQGRSVIDFFVQALIADSNNSHSRPSLLPQY; encoded by the coding sequence ATGAACCAAAACTTGCCTCAAGATTTAGACAGAGAAAGTTTGAGCCAGTTATCTAAAGAAGAACTGGTGGACATCATCATTGAGCAGAGCAAGGTAATACGTGAGCTACAAAAGATAATATTAGAACTACAGCAAGAAATAGAGCGTTTAAAAGTCAGCAGAGATTTAGATAGTTCTAATTCATCAAAACCTCCATCACAAGACATTCACAAAAAAAGCGAAAAAGAAAAAGTGCCTCACCTTGAGGAATCAAACCCACCGAAAAAGAAACCAGGTGGGCAACCAGGACATCAAGGTAAAACTCGAAAGGGTTTTGGCAGAGTAGATCGCTATGAAATTTTACGTCCAACGGATTGCATTTACTGTGGTCAAAAAGCATTTGCACCCCTAGCAGTAAAAGTAGAAAAACACGCGGTAGCGCAACTAGTAGAATGTCCCATAGAAATAGTTGAGTATCAACGCCATACGTGCGTGTGTGAATGCTGTGGAAATATACAAACAGCAGCCTGGCCCCAAGAAATTATTCCAGGACAAGATTTAGGAACGTCGTTACAAGCATTTTTAGGGTGGACAAATAACTATGCACATATGCCCTACGAAAAACAGCAGGAAATGCTTTGGGAACTTGGTGAGATTGAAATTGGATTGGGAACTTTAGTCGCCACCAATGAACGAATACAACAAGCAATTGAACCGAGTATTCATGAGTTAAGTAATTGGGTAAAACAGACACAACCTAACATCCATGTAGATGAAACACCTTGGTCAGTTAAAGGGGTTAAAGAATGGTTGTGGGTAGTGGCTAATTCTGAATTCTGCCTGTTTACTGCGGCTGATACTCGTTCTAGAGCCGAACTAGAAGCAATTTTAGGGACTGAGTATACAGGTGTACTCAGCAGCGATGATTTTAGTGTTTATAATGGCTATCAAGCTGTTGCCCAACAGAAATGTTTGGCTCATCTACGTCGTCACTTCAAAAAATTGATTCAACTTCCCGGTCTTCACAACAAAGCTATCGGCGAAACCTTTGTCAATTTAATTGATGAAGCCTTCAGAAGTTATGCTCAATGGTTTGAAACTCTTGACTCAAACAGTTATAACGATTGGATAAATCAATTCAAATTCAAGTTGCAATTTTCTGTTGATCAATGGATTAACTTGGCAGGAGCTACGGCTGGAAACCTTTTACGTTCTTTGCGCGATAAAGCAAGCCAATGGTGGTATTTCCTTGACCATCCTGAAGTTCCTCCTGATAATAATCTCGCTGAACGCTCGCTGCGTTTAGCTGTGACAAAACGTAAGGTTAGTGGTGGTTCACGCTCGATGAAGCGGTTTCAACATACTGCCAATTTGTTGACGGTAGTGCAGACTTGTCGCCGTCAAGGTAGGTCTGTTATTGATTTTTTTGTGCAAGCTCTAATTGCTGATTCTAATAATTCTCACTCTCGCCCCTCTTTACTTCCGCAATATTAG
- a CDS encoding IS630-like element ISAva6 family transposase — protein MVRPRIKLTEHLSTEEIEQSYRRCEDAQEKTRWLVIKLLNQQPQLSAQKVAEIVGFSGDWVRKIVRRYNKLGANGIINQQKLKPGGKKLALTNEQQQWLRQRLASPPEDGGLWSAPKVGELIRVQFGITLHVTTAWDYLKRLGFSLQQPRPLHTEAATFVQRQMFKTELTEFVRLLRFLHPHKSVEVWAEDEARLGLKPIVRRVWTPVGHRPNAVHRTRYQWLYTYGFVHPATGESFFLILPRVNIAVMQMALDAFAAEVNPHHHKIIVLLVDQAGWHTSKQLMLPAGIILFPLPAYTPQLQPTECVWSLLREAVANQMFSTLDELETVLISRCQWLMSHPQIVHGKVGFDWICQI, from the coding sequence ATGGTACGTCCCAGGATAAAACTAACAGAGCATCTATCAACAGAAGAAATAGAACAAAGTTATCGCCGATGTGAAGATGCACAAGAGAAAACCCGATGGTTAGTGATTAAATTGCTCAATCAACAACCACAGTTGTCAGCGCAAAAGGTAGCAGAGATTGTGGGATTCTCAGGGGACTGGGTGAGAAAAATCGTGCGGCGATACAACAAGCTAGGAGCAAACGGAATCATCAATCAACAGAAACTGAAACCAGGAGGAAAAAAACTTGCACTCACAAACGAGCAACAACAGTGGTTGCGCCAAAGGTTAGCTTCACCACCAGAAGATGGGGGGTTATGGAGTGCGCCAAAAGTAGGGGAATTGATCCGAGTACAGTTTGGAATTACACTCCATGTCACTACAGCTTGGGATTACCTCAAAAGGCTAGGATTTAGTCTGCAACAACCACGACCTCTGCATACTGAGGCGGCAACTTTTGTTCAAAGACAGATGTTTAAAACTGAGTTAACGGAGTTTGTGCGATTGTTACGTTTCCTCCATCCGCACAAATCAGTTGAAGTTTGGGCAGAAGATGAAGCTCGATTAGGCCTCAAACCCATCGTCCGTCGAGTTTGGACACCAGTAGGTCATCGTCCCAATGCTGTGCATCGCACTCGTTACCAATGGCTTTATACTTATGGATTTGTCCATCCAGCTACTGGCGAGAGTTTTTTCTTGATTTTACCCAGAGTCAACATTGCTGTCATGCAAATGGCTTTAGATGCTTTTGCCGCTGAAGTCAATCCTCATCATCACAAAATCATTGTTTTGCTTGTTGATCAAGCTGGTTGGCATACCAGTAAACAATTAATGTTGCCAGCTGGTATCATTCTGTTTCCTCTGCCTGCTTATACACCTCAACTCCAACCGACTGAGTGTGTTTGGTCGCTTCTACGTGAAGCTGTTGCTAATCAGATGTTTTCTACTCTCGATGAACTAGAAACTGTGTTAATTTCTCGTTGTCAATGGTTAATGTCTCACCCTCAAATTGTTCATGGCAAGGTTGGGTTTGATTGGATTTGCCAAATTTGA
- a CDS encoding DUF5674 family protein → MLLEHKFYIKTVVDIERRVLVGGGDLHADCEKELLKDGSRQQDIWAASFMPLTGRIMFDSMVNLRPRQNRTMEIIDPNIRQRVAQIIIEFLGDV, encoded by the coding sequence ATGCTGTTAGAACACAAATTTTATATCAAAACCGTAGTAGATATTGAGCGTCGAGTATTAGTTGGTGGTGGTGATTTACACGCTGACTGTGAAAAGGAGTTATTGAAAGATGGGAGTAGACAACAAGATATTTGGGCTGCTAGTTTCATGCCTTTAACAGGAAGGATAATGTTTGATTCAATGGTCAACCTTCGTCCCCGCCAAAACCGTACAATGGAGATAATTGATCCTAATATTAGACAAAGAGTAGCCCAAATTATTATTGAGTTCCTGGGAGATGTATGA
- a CDS encoding 3'-5' exonuclease, protein MKLLIIDTETADNENTPCEISATLYQVGEYSGAIATVSTLIPVEVNNAQAINRISPELTQAAHPIYQRSLELLREISAIGDYAVAFNAEFDSQVADKFFPGMVSVPWLCAMRDFDWGYHSINSHGGYKLTDLALWLGIGISTVHRAGDDVRLLVECLNRHKNLPKLVEDAIILAESPMVEIKALVSYEDRHKASKAKFAWDGERKIWYKSMRECLLDDFIQSLDFDVSLFRVKTAGR, encoded by the coding sequence ATGAAGCTATTAATAATAGACACAGAAACCGCAGACAACGAAAATACGCCCTGTGAAATTTCTGCAACGCTCTACCAAGTTGGAGAGTATTCGGGAGCGATTGCCACTGTTTCAACTTTGATTCCAGTTGAAGTCAACAACGCCCAGGCAATCAATAGGATTTCCCCAGAACTAACCCAGGCGGCACATCCCATTTATCAGCGTTCGCTTGAACTTCTGCGAGAAATATCCGCGATCGGTGATTATGCTGTTGCTTTCAATGCTGAGTTTGATTCACAAGTGGCTGACAAATTCTTCCCTGGTATGGTTTCAGTTCCCTGGCTTTGTGCAATGCGCGACTTTGATTGGGGATACCACAGCATCAATTCGCATGGTGGTTACAAGCTGACTGACCTCGCCCTTTGGCTGGGGATTGGTATCAGCACTGTCCATCGTGCTGGGGATGATGTGCGGTTGTTGGTTGAGTGTTTGAATCGCCACAAGAACTTACCAAAACTGGTGGAGGATGCAATTATCCTTGCTGAATCCCCGATGGTAGAAATCAAAGCACTGGTTAGCTACGAAGACCGCCACAAAGCGAGTAAGGCGAAGTTTGCGTGGGATGGCGAGCGCAAAATTTGGTACAAATCAATGCGTGAGTGTTTGTTGGATGATTTCATTCAGTCGCTTGATTTTGATGTAAGTTTATTCCGGGTGAAAACAGCAGGTCGTTAG
- a CDS encoding WGR domain-containing protein has translation METYLVFVDAVRNSNKFWSAKAEGTQLIVKWGRVGYSSQTKIHSLASNQRAIFKYYQLVAEKKAKGYQESQSEMDGSRNVSEIRRAIELLNIMRSCLDVRNFHEGYIAALNEYLQIVPTPLGMQIDPTRVYRTVEDIDHQKQILNSLLSLTPTTVPQPTEAPKAEPQTVSLKSLPKSFWRHF, from the coding sequence ATGGAAACATATCTTGTATTTGTGGATGCTGTCCGCAACAGTAACAAATTCTGGTCAGCGAAAGCCGAAGGCACTCAACTGATCGTCAAATGGGGGAGAGTTGGATATTCATCTCAAACGAAAATCCATTCTTTGGCAAGCAATCAACGAGCGATTTTCAAATATTATCAGTTGGTAGCTGAGAAAAAAGCCAAAGGTTATCAGGAAAGCCAATCTGAGATGGACGGTAGTCGCAATGTTTCGGAAATCAGACGTGCGATAGAATTGCTCAACATCATGCGTTCTTGCCTTGATGTGAGGAATTTTCATGAGGGCTACATTGCTGCATTAAATGAGTATTTGCAAATCGTTCCCACACCCCTCGGAATGCAGATAGATCCTACCAGGGTCTACAGAACTGTTGAGGATATCGACCACCAGAAACAAATCCTCAACTCATTATTATCACTCACTCCTACAACGGTTCCACAACCTACAGAAGCTCCAAAAGCTGAACCGCAAACCGTCAGTCTCAAGTCTCTGCCTAAGAGCTTCTGGCGACATTTTTGA
- a CDS encoding AAA family ATPase: MNLINLLRTIDSQIPIVALDVMSPEEATIVQWLSSQAREKLDSPVYFWNLGVSGLELCQIAEDGGLVFKPVPEYKRPPHADPLVYIFEYINSFDGAGVFILGDVHPFVGKNSPQLSWEILTRIKNLYHRLKPTDKRIIFLGQNIELHESLVRLIPHFEVPLPTVDQIQDHLESYLSYLEQVAQEQEQNFTIALTGEETESLARAALGLTLEEISDFLRLSVKQIWNPTKGVVIDQHLTERVVQYKTRLLSQMGIELGKPATIPFGGLDLLREWLQRRRRLFTTEARSLNLPQPKGVLLAGPPGTGKSICAKNIASILNLPLLQLDIASMLGSLVGESEGNVRRALKTAEAIAPCVLWLDEIDKALSGQGDSSGVSQRILGNILTFMSECTAGVFVVATCNDPSALPSELKRKGRFDENFFVDLPSEAERAQILKIHLERFGISVEDEYLEAIAANTAKFSGAELEVLAAESALLAFDEGRPQQVTLGDLEACRQTIIPLAVQDAVAVERMQTWAKSARAASSAVPTKAAKSLRTSRFNLN; the protein is encoded by the coding sequence ATGAACTTAATTAATCTCCTGAGAACAATTGATTCGCAGATCCCAATTGTAGCTTTGGATGTCATGTCCCCAGAAGAAGCCACAATTGTACAGTGGCTATCCTCTCAGGCGCGAGAAAAACTAGACAGTCCCGTGTACTTCTGGAATCTGGGAGTATCGGGGCTGGAACTATGCCAGATTGCTGAGGATGGTGGATTGGTTTTCAAACCAGTACCAGAGTACAAAAGACCACCCCACGCAGATCCGTTGGTGTACATTTTCGAGTATATCAACAGTTTCGATGGTGCAGGGGTATTCATTTTGGGTGATGTGCATCCATTCGTGGGGAAGAACTCACCGCAGTTATCCTGGGAAATACTCACCAGGATTAAGAATCTTTACCACCGGCTCAAACCCACCGACAAACGCATCATCTTTCTGGGTCAAAATATTGAACTGCACGAGTCTTTAGTGCGGTTAATTCCACATTTTGAAGTGCCTTTGCCTACTGTTGATCAAATTCAAGATCACCTAGAAAGCTATCTTTCCTACTTAGAACAAGTAGCACAAGAACAAGAACAAAACTTCACAATTGCCTTAACTGGTGAAGAAACAGAATCTTTGGCACGGGCTGCTTTAGGGTTAACCCTGGAAGAAATTAGCGATTTTCTGAGATTGAGCGTCAAACAAATCTGGAATCCTACCAAGGGAGTTGTGATTGATCAGCACTTGACCGAGAGGGTGGTTCAGTACAAAACCCGGCTGCTGTCTCAAATGGGCATTGAGTTGGGGAAACCTGCAACTATCCCGTTTGGCGGATTAGACCTGTTGCGCGAGTGGTTGCAACGGCGGCGGCGTTTGTTTACTACTGAAGCGCGAAGTCTCAATCTGCCGCAACCCAAAGGTGTGCTACTGGCTGGCCCACCGGGTACTGGCAAATCCATCTGCGCTAAGAACATCGCCAGTATCCTGAATCTACCACTACTTCAGCTTGATATTGCATCAATGTTGGGTTCTTTGGTGGGTGAGTCTGAGGGCAATGTTCGCCGTGCTTTGAAAACTGCCGAAGCTATTGCCCCGTGCGTTTTGTGGCTTGACGAAATCGACAAAGCCTTGTCTGGTCAGGGTGATAGCTCTGGAGTCTCCCAGCGAATACTCGGAAATATCCTCACGTTCATGAGTGAATGTACGGCTGGGGTATTCGTTGTGGCCACCTGTAACGACCCGTCAGCGTTGCCTTCTGAACTCAAGAGAAAAGGCAGATTTGACGAGAATTTCTTTGTGGATTTGCCGTCTGAGGCTGAAAGAGCGCAGATTTTGAAGATTCATCTGGAGCGATTTGGCATCAGCGTTGAGGACGAGTACCTTGAGGCGATCGCAGCCAATACCGCAAAATTCTCTGGCGCAGAACTCGAAGTGCTTGCAGCCGAATCTGCATTGTTGGCATTTGACGAAGGGCGACCGCAGCAGGTAACGCTCGGTGATTTGGAAGCTTGTCGCCAAACTATCATACCGCTTGCTGTCCAGGATGCAGTGGCAGTCGAAAGAATGCAAACTTGGGCGAAATCTGCCAGGGCTGCTTCTAGTGCTGTGCCGACAAAAGCAGCTAAGTCGTTGCGAACTTCTCGTTTTAATTTGAATTAA
- a CDS encoding DUF2997 domain-containing protein, which translates to MERSILIHFDNKTGEVRVEALGFEGLSCLEATQPFEEALGVVEGEREFKPEVQQQRMTSTQQTRLRQ; encoded by the coding sequence ATGGAACGTTCTATACTGATACATTTCGATAACAAAACTGGTGAAGTGCGAGTAGAAGCTCTTGGGTTTGAGGGGTTGTCGTGTTTGGAAGCGACGCAGCCCTTTGAGGAAGCTTTGGGGGTTGTGGAAGGCGAACGAGAGTTTAAGCCGGAAGTTCAACAGCAACGAATGACTTCAACACAACAAACACGGCTACGGCAGTAA
- a CDS encoding DUF1257 domain-containing protein — protein MSHFSTVKTKLTNGKCLVQALEDLKLKPQVHETAQPLRGYYGDSQGQSAEIIVPGHSFNARADMGFKWNGSEYDVIHDKYETSPRLGENFFSHKLMQTYGRRMVLAKTGELREKFGECTISEETKGQVQTLRLTFAGHQEVKQYARR, from the coding sequence ATGTCACATTTTTCAACAGTTAAAACCAAATTAACCAACGGTAAGTGCTTAGTCCAAGCTCTAGAGGATCTAAAACTCAAACCCCAAGTCCACGAAACAGCACAGCCACTCAGGGGGTACTACGGGGATTCTCAAGGGCAGAGTGCAGAGATTATCGTTCCTGGGCATAGTTTCAATGCTCGTGCAGACATGGGTTTTAAGTGGAACGGTTCTGAGTACGATGTCATCCATGACAAGTACGAAACTTCTCCCCGGCTTGGTGAAAATTTCTTCAGCCACAAGTTAATGCAGACTTACGGGCGGCGAATGGTTTTAGCCAAAACTGGAGAATTACGCGAAAAGTTTGGCGAATGCACGATTAGCGAAGAAACCAAAGGTCAAGTGCAAACCCTACGCCTAACATTTGCCGGACATCAGGAAGTTAAACAATACGCCAGGAGATAA
- a CDS encoding helix-turn-helix domain-containing protein: protein MASQERTQEVVMLPLSEVGSIKWTEERGQKMRSLRGDMPLVNLSKKLAEHDVEISRQYLHKMETDSDVKGASPEMVTGLCKVFGCSLAELLCLKETKIVQLGVDKCN, encoded by the coding sequence ATGGCAAGCCAAGAAAGAACACAAGAGGTTGTAATGTTACCACTGAGCGAAGTGGGATCTATTAAATGGACAGAGGAACGAGGACAGAAAATGCGTTCCTTACGTGGCGATATGCCATTAGTAAATTTGTCTAAAAAGCTTGCAGAACATGATGTAGAGATTTCACGGCAATATTTACACAAAATGGAGACAGATTCCGATGTCAAAGGAGCTTCTCCAGAAATGGTCACTGGCTTATGTAAAGTATTTGGCTGTAGTTTAGCTGAATTACTGTGTCTAAAAGAAACCAAAATTGTGCAATTAGGGGTTGACAAATGCAACTAA